In Alteromonas naphthalenivorans, one DNA window encodes the following:
- a CDS encoding diguanylate cyclase has translation MVRLLPMLFALFFIVQSTACYSTALFEDKALEYDLTGHMEFAVADGNTLVGDELWVDDQSKISRAPHQYLHFRVTIENARNEPVPLWFSITFPSIEHLYVSDGTHTWITGDALPFSSREVLVPNYHFPFILPAQDKMQIYGHMEGKILRYNFFVATPEKVNKMYVDSLQRDMTFFGAMSILTILSLVVFTITRKMAFLSFAAFIFATSFWFFRVFGYAFEILWPTIPQLNDITYAASIYAVLLTAGWTVFSSLKRPNRTVYGLKFAIFCGSILPFLGLLVWRYVGLDEALRLPVILLFPFVIFASIVIYKEHKNGSDRAKWLAVTIFPVVLSTLSLVLIALFGIDLQLDPITMFMVGVLITCMFMVILASRLFVKIVQKERDTEKANAVLKSEQASKLEALIQERTKALRASNEMLKKLAANDGLTNLPNRRSIDLFVDASFSSEADNHHHIAVALIDLDHFKNINDTFGHEAGDTVLIEIAKILQPLNSKECMAGRFGGEEFAIIQQNVSEQHFSDTLADIHKQINTLSLQQLSGLKIGACIGWTICTDAADIVYAFRRADKALYKAKDAGRNRIIAAVPR, from the coding sequence ATGGTTAGGCTTCTGCCTATGCTTTTCGCACTGTTTTTTATTGTGCAAAGTACAGCTTGCTATAGCACGGCTTTATTTGAAGATAAGGCATTAGAGTACGATTTAACTGGTCACATGGAATTTGCAGTTGCTGATGGTAATACCCTAGTAGGAGACGAATTATGGGTAGATGATCAGAGTAAAATAAGCCGCGCACCCCACCAATATTTGCATTTTCGGGTGACCATTGAAAATGCACGTAATGAGCCTGTTCCCCTTTGGTTTTCTATCACTTTTCCTTCGATTGAGCATCTGTACGTGTCAGATGGCACCCACACGTGGATAACCGGCGATGCGCTGCCATTTTCAAGCCGAGAAGTACTAGTACCTAACTACCATTTCCCGTTCATTCTTCCCGCCCAAGATAAAATGCAAATCTATGGTCACATGGAAGGAAAAATACTGCGCTACAACTTTTTTGTTGCCACCCCTGAAAAGGTGAACAAAATGTATGTCGATTCGCTGCAGCGTGATATGACATTTTTCGGGGCTATGTCGATACTAACCATTCTTAGTTTGGTTGTTTTTACTATCACAAGAAAGATGGCGTTTTTGAGTTTCGCCGCTTTTATCTTTGCCACATCATTCTGGTTTTTTAGGGTATTTGGTTACGCCTTTGAAATTTTATGGCCAACCATCCCTCAGTTAAATGACATCACTTACGCCGCTAGTATTTACGCCGTATTGCTCACGGCAGGATGGACCGTGTTTTCTAGTTTGAAGCGCCCCAATAGGACTGTTTATGGATTGAAATTTGCTATATTTTGCGGATCAATCTTGCCTTTTCTCGGCTTGCTGGTATGGCGTTACGTAGGGTTAGATGAAGCGTTACGTTTGCCCGTTATTCTACTGTTTCCCTTTGTTATTTTCGCAAGCATTGTGATTTACAAAGAACACAAAAATGGCTCTGACAGGGCAAAGTGGCTGGCGGTGACGATTTTCCCTGTAGTGTTAAGTACCCTTTCGCTCGTGCTTATTGCTCTTTTTGGTATTGACCTTCAATTAGATCCTATCACCATGTTCATGGTTGGCGTATTGATTACATGTATGTTCATGGTGATATTAGCGTCTCGGCTTTTCGTCAAAATAGTCCAAAAAGAGCGTGATACCGAGAAGGCCAATGCCGTATTAAAAAGCGAGCAAGCGTCGAAGCTTGAGGCGCTAATTCAAGAGCGTACAAAAGCATTACGCGCATCAAATGAAATGCTCAAAAAGCTAGCTGCTAACGATGGGTTAACGAACTTACCGAATCGAAGAAGTATCGATTTATTCGTAGACGCTAGCTTTTCATCAGAGGCGGATAATCATCATCACATTGCAGTGGCGTTGATAGACCTAGATCATTTTAAGAATATTAACGACACTTTCGGGCATGAAGCAGGCGATACGGTGTTGATTGAAATTGCCAAAATACTGCAGCCCTTAAATAGCAAGGAATGTATGGCGGGAAGATTTGGTGGTGAAGAGTTTGCTATTATTCAACAAAACGTAAGTGAACAGCATTTTAGCGATACGCTAGCCGATATTCACAAGCAAATTAATACACTGAGCCTTCAGCAGCTTAGCGGTTTAAAAATTGGCGCGTGTATAGGTTGGACAATATGTACAGACGCTGCTGATATCGTTTATGCATTTAGACGTGCAGATAAAGCCTTATACAAAGCAAAAGATGCGGGGCGCAATAGAATTATTGCGGCAGTTCCACGTTGA